The genome window ACGTCATGACGGGCAATGCCCTTGACGCTGCGCTCTGGTGCCGCGACTACCTCGGCGTGCGCTTCGAGCCCGACAACCTCTTCTTCTTCGGCGGCCACAGCCGCAAGCGCGCTCTGATCCCGGTGGGCCATACCGGCACGGAATTCATTTCGAAGTTCCAGGCGAAGGCCGATGAACTCGGCATCCCGGTCATCACCAACATGAAGGCCGAGGAGCTCATCAAGGATAAGGACGGCCGCGTTGTGGGCGTCAAGGCCACGATGGACGGCGCCGAATACACCTTCAATGCGAAGGGCGGCGTAGTTCTCGCGACGGGCGGCTTCGGCGCGAACCCGAAGATGGTCGAGCACTACAACCCGAAGATCGACTCGCGCTTCAAGACGACCGATGCCCCGGGCACTACGGGTGAAGCCCTCTACATGGCTCAGCGGGCCGGCGCCGAACTCGTCAACATGCAGTACATCCAGACCTACCCGATCTGCGACCCGATTTCGGGCGTGATCGAGCTGATCGCGGATGCGCGCTTTGACGGCGCCATCATGCTCAACCAGGAAGGCAAGCGCTTCGTCGAGGAGCTCGGCCGCCGCGACGTGCTCTCCGAAGCCATCCTCGCGCAGACGGGCAACTACTGCTGGGTGCTCTGGAACGACAAGATCGGTGCAGTTTCAAACACCGTCAAGGAACATCCGACGGAATACGATGCCTTCACGAAGCAGGGCATCATGAAGACCTGCGACGACTTGAAGTGCATCGCCGACTTCACGAAGATTCCGTACGAATCGCTCAAGGGCACGGTTGACCGCGTCACCTCCATGGCCGGGAAGGGCAACGACAAGGACTTCCACCATCGTGCAGGTCTCGTCGACATGAGCCAGGGCAAGTACTACGTGATCAAGGCCGTCCCCTCGGTGCACCACACCATGGGCGGCGTTCGGATCAACGAGAAGGCCGAGGCCCTCACGGCTGACGGCAAGGTGATTCCGGGCCTCTGGGCCGCGGGCGAAGTGACGGGCGTCACGCACGGCACGAACCGCCTGGGCGGCAATGCCTACACGGACATCATCGTCTTCGGCCGCATCGCCGGCAAGGCGGCTGCTGAAGCCGCGAAGTAATCGTCGATGAGAGAAGCCTCCTACGGGAGGCTTCATCGAGGAGTCCGGGCCGCGTTGCGAAGACTCTCTTCGCGGCGCGGCTCATTCTTTGAGGAAGCGGTTGACGCTCGGCCAGAAGTCCGATTTTTCGTTGAGGGAAAGCGCTAAACGGAGTTGCAGCGTAGCGTAGCCGACATTGGTGAAGCGCATCAAAAGGCTGGGCTTCGTTTCGAACTTTTCCGGAGCGATGAGCTTAATTCGAATGGGATTCGTGAACGGGTCGTGATTGAGCGTTTCCGAGGGACTTCCTGAAAACGGCGCATCCGGATCTTCTTCATCTTTGTCCTCCTCGTCGTCCTCGTCATCGCCTTCATATTCTTCTTTTGGAAGAAGCCGCGTTTTCCATGGGAAGAGCCTGAGCTCAGCCGCTGTGATGGGAGAGATCCCGTTGACGGGGGAAACGGCGAGAAGCCCCCGGGCGATGATGCCGATCGTAAGCATCAGGGTTTCAAGCGCCTCCGGAGAAAGGACGTCGCTGCGGATGAGCACCGTGGTGGAAGACGCCTTGAAGAGAGGCTTCCCGCCGGGATTCATATCGCAGTCGCCCCTGAGCACCAGGGCGCCGTAGAGTTCGGCGATTCCGAGCGCGAGTTCGAGATCTTCGTTCTTGCCGCCGGTGACGGCGATTTTCCAGACCTGGGGAAGACGTTCGCCCTGAGGCCGAAGCCCGGAGAAATCGAGCGGAAGATCGAAGGGAAGCATCAGCGCGTCCTCGCGGAGCTTCAGGACCTTTGCGCGACAACGCTCTTTCCAGGCCTCAGCCATGCCGTTCCTGCGCGTGGCGTCGAGGTCGTCCAGAAGCGACTCGTACCGAAGGAGAAAAAGCGCCGCCCGGGCGGCTCGGGAAAGTTTTCCCGCCTTATCAAAGTCAACGGACTCAAGGCCGATCTTCTCCCGGAAGGCTTCTGCCGCGGCAGCCGCAGCCGCGCGAACCGCTTTGCTTTTCTCTGACATCAGCTTCTCCGGCAAAGCGCTTTCGATAAAGACGAGAATATCCTTCTCCGCGGCGCCCGCCTTCGAGAGCCGTGCGATGCCGTCCGTGACGCCGAAAACGGAAATGCTGAGGTTTTCGGGGTGAAAAACAATGCGCTCAAGCGCCTTGCTGACGGGACTCTGCTTTCTCATGGAAGCCTCCTTTCTTTCTCTCACAGGTTTAATGGTAGAGGGGTCTGCGTCGAAAAATGGCGCAGCAAAGATTCCGGAAAGCTGAGTTGAGACGCTGTATGAAAGAGAAAAATCAAGAGGAAATCTGATCTCGGTTGTAATACCTGCGGTGCTTACCCGCAGTAAGAACCGCCGGCTCAATCCATAATCCAGGGATCAATCACGAACTCCCATTCTCTCTCTCAAGGAGATTCCCATGCAGCGGCGCACACTCATTGGTTCAACGTTATCCATCCTCTTCGCTTCTGCGCTTCTCGCCGGGTGCGGGGATAAGGCCGGCGACGCCGCCGGCGGCGCAGCTCCGGAAAAGAAGGAAATCACGCTCGGCGTCACGGCGGGTTCTTCCGAAGAGATCGCCGAACAGGTGGCGATCGTTGCCGCGAAGAGGGGCCTTACCATTCACGTGAAGACCTTCGGCGACTACATTGCGGTCGACACCGCGCTCGCGCAGGGCGACATCGACCTCAATGCCTTCCAGCACGAGCCCTATCTCGTCAACTTCAACGCCAAGAACAACACCGACCTGATCGCGATTGCGAAGACCTATCTCGCGCCGATCGCGGGCTACTCGAAGCGCTGGAAGAGCGTCAATGAGGTGCCTGACGGCGCCACCGTGACGGTTCCGAACGATCCGACGAACGAAGGCCGCGCGCTCTATGAGCTCTCGCGCCTCGGGTGGATCAAATTGAAGGAAGGCGTTTCGACGACGAAGCTGACGCCCAGCGACATCA of Sutterella faecalis contains these proteins:
- a CDS encoding flavocytochrome c; the protein is MKIQLIAGIVCSIFAAAASAAPVTTEGTGVGKHGDVTVAVTFDNGKIQNIKVVKEQENPVLAKKVYTDLKDHVQATNSVDVDVISGATFTSKGLLAAVADAAKKAGVTLGKADQKALKKVAKDLPKNATYDVVVIGAGGAGFSAAIEAKNAGASVVLLEKMPAVGGNSLISGAEMNAAKNWVQPVLGITDDSPELHAKDTYLGGDKKGDMKVINVMTGNALDAALWCRDYLGVRFEPDNLFFFGGHSRKRALIPVGHTGTEFISKFQAKADELGIPVITNMKAEELIKDKDGRVVGVKATMDGAEYTFNAKGGVVLATGGFGANPKMVEHYNPKIDSRFKTTDAPGTTGEALYMAQRAGAELVNMQYIQTYPICDPISGVIELIADARFDGAIMLNQEGKRFVEELGRRDVLSEAILAQTGNYCWVLWNDKIGAVSNTVKEHPTEYDAFTKQGIMKTCDDLKCIADFTKIPYESLKGTVDRVTSMAGKGNDKDFHHRAGLVDMSQGKYYVIKAVPSVHHTMGGVRINEKAEALTADGKVIPGLWAAGEVTGVTHGTNRLGGNAYTDIIVFGRIAGKAAAEAAK
- a CDS encoding MetQ/NlpA family ABC transporter substrate-binding protein; the protein is MQRRTLIGSTLSILFASALLAGCGDKAGDAAGGAAPEKKEITLGVTAGSSEEIAEQVAIVAAKRGLTIHVKTFGDYIAVDTALAQGDIDLNAFQHEPYLVNFNAKNNTDLIAIAKTYLAPIAGYSKRWKSVNEVPDGATVTVPNDPTNEGRALYELSRLGWIKLKEGVSTTKLTPSDIIANPKGIKLVELEAALLPRSLDDTDVAIINAGYAISAGLNSQKDSIFVESTETSPYVNIIAARKGTEKDPAYLKAVEAFRSPEIKAFIEKTYKGSIVPSW